One genomic region from Bradyrhizobium icense encodes:
- a CDS encoding ABC transporter ATP-binding protein — MIRFGAFIAVKSMNLQVGDAEFVAVVGPTGCGKSAILNTVTGLLKPASGDVQIFGKPLTGLNDQSGYMLQQEGLLPWKTAQDNVGLGLVFHGKSLKEARAEARPWLAKVGLTGFEQRYPHQLSGGQRKHAAMAQTVIMEPKIILMDEPFSTPDVHTRRLMHPILPHLWQAERRSSIFITHDLDEAITDRVVVMSAGPASRMVGEVRITLPRPRDVSAVQTTDEFVAEQLFDAVPARYKTDNRELNIDALKASKALFSQTGPMDAEAAKVPLAVLSDFGPRIATANIDLSKTFTNRFAERAAQQLK, encoded by the coding sequence ATGATCCGCTTCGGCGCATTCATCGCAGTCAAAAGCATGAACCTCCAGGTAGGCGATGCGGAGTTCGTTGCGGTTGTGGGCCCAACCGGTTGCGGCAAGTCCGCCATCCTGAACACTGTCACAGGTCTCTTAAAACCCGCGTCGGGAGACGTTCAGATCTTCGGCAAGCCGCTCACGGGACTGAATGATCAGTCCGGCTACATGCTCCAACAGGAGGGCCTACTGCCGTGGAAGACCGCACAGGACAACGTTGGGCTCGGGCTCGTCTTTCATGGCAAGTCACTCAAGGAGGCGCGCGCCGAGGCTCGGCCGTGGCTCGCCAAAGTCGGCCTGACGGGATTTGAGCAGCGTTATCCGCATCAGCTATCAGGCGGGCAACGCAAGCACGCGGCGATGGCGCAGACGGTCATCATGGAGCCGAAAATCATTCTGATGGACGAGCCCTTCTCGACGCCCGACGTTCACACGCGCCGGCTGATGCACCCCATCCTGCCCCATCTCTGGCAGGCCGAGCGCCGTTCCTCGATCTTCATCACCCATGATCTCGACGAGGCGATCACCGACCGCGTCGTAGTGATGTCCGCAGGCCCTGCCAGCCGGATGGTCGGCGAGGTCAGGATCACGCTGCCTCGTCCACGGGACGTCTCTGCGGTGCAGACCACGGACGAGTTCGTCGCGGAGCAACTCTTTGACGCGGTCCCGGCCCGGTACAAGACTGATAATCGCGAGCTGAACATCGATGCCCTGAAAGCGTCGAAGGCGCTGTTTTCCCAGACCGGCCCGATGGACGCCGAAGCGGCCAAGGTACCGCTGGCTGTGTTGAGCGATTTCGGCCCCAGGATCGCTACGGCCAACATTGACCTCAGCAAAACCTTCACCAATCGCTTCGCCGAGCGTGCGGCCCAGCAACTGAAATAA
- the istA gene encoding IS21 family transposase has product MNVLKPHLQSTVFTLLERQTSQREIQRLTGIDRKTIRRYQAIFMSRRAAEANSPGVTAGSEAADGQTPPPPRPPAIGATVAAKSFDFARSACEPHREWIEQQVRLKRNAQAIYQDLVDQFGFTASYESVKRFVRALRHSDPQQFDRLEFAPGEEAQVDYGEGALTRDPKSGRYRRPRLFVMTLRYSRRSFRRVVWKSSQQIWAQLHEEAFRYFGGAAGYVVLDNLKEGVITPDLYEPELNRLYGAVLAHYGVVADPARVRDPNRKGTVENAIQHTQGTALAGRRFESLEAQNGFLEHWETNWASKRIHGSTRRQVEAMFQEEKPHLQPLPATGFRYFSELVRTVYDDTTVRVDHSDYAARPAPIGSQVVVRLYESTIEIRDRSTQALLRVHARAARPGSLKLPDKERPFNPSRQTGFLLASAGDIGPQAKALCQRLFDTEGRVGQRAMWGIVGLAKKYPARLVEQACDHAVRHHIHRYKQVRALVERLFEQALEHLDQAPQLTLPLTQDHALIRPAAEYGDLFRLGAQNRASNESRPINTGDDQRAPNRARVVSATPASSADASAPAETLIADQLRLSTSTGDPSE; this is encoded by the coding sequence TTGAACGTCTTGAAGCCGCACCTGCAAAGCACCGTATTTACGTTACTTGAGCGCCAGACGAGCCAACGAGAGATCCAGCGGCTGACGGGGATCGACCGCAAGACGATCCGGCGCTACCAGGCGATTTTCATGTCCCGGCGAGCGGCGGAGGCAAATTCCCCCGGGGTGACCGCCGGCTCCGAGGCCGCCGATGGCCAAACTCCCCCACCTCCGCGACCGCCGGCTATCGGAGCGACGGTGGCCGCCAAGTCGTTTGATTTCGCCCGCTCCGCCTGTGAACCGCATCGGGAATGGATCGAACAGCAGGTCCGTCTGAAGCGCAATGCGCAGGCGATCTACCAGGATCTGGTAGACCAGTTCGGCTTCACGGCGAGCTATGAGAGCGTCAAGCGTTTCGTGCGCGCCTTGCGCCACAGCGATCCCCAACAGTTTGACCGTCTCGAGTTTGCCCCCGGCGAGGAAGCTCAGGTCGATTATGGCGAAGGCGCGCTGACCCGTGATCCGAAGAGCGGTCGTTACCGCCGGCCGCGCCTGTTCGTGATGACCCTGCGCTACTCGCGGCGCAGCTTCCGGCGGGTGGTCTGGAAGTCGAGCCAGCAGATCTGGGCACAGCTCCACGAAGAGGCTTTCCGGTATTTCGGCGGCGCCGCCGGCTATGTCGTGCTCGATAATCTCAAGGAAGGCGTCATCACGCCCGACCTGTACGAGCCCGAGCTCAACCGGCTCTACGGCGCGGTGCTCGCGCATTACGGCGTCGTGGCCGATCCGGCACGGGTGCGGGACCCGAACCGCAAGGGGACCGTGGAGAACGCGATCCAGCACACCCAGGGCACCGCGCTCGCCGGGCGGCGCTTCGAGTCACTCGAGGCTCAGAACGGGTTTCTGGAGCACTGGGAGACGAACTGGGCTTCCAAACGCATTCATGGCAGCACCAGGCGTCAGGTCGAGGCCATGTTCCAGGAGGAGAAGCCGCATCTGCAGCCATTGCCCGCGACCGGCTTCCGTTATTTCTCCGAGCTCGTGCGCACCGTCTATGACGACACCACCGTGCGGGTGGATCATAGCGACTACGCCGCACGCCCCGCGCCGATCGGCAGCCAGGTCGTGGTCCGCCTCTACGAGAGCACGATCGAGATCCGCGACCGCAGCACCCAGGCGCTGCTGCGCGTTCATGCCCGCGCCGCACGGCCGGGTTCGCTCAAACTGCCGGACAAGGAGCGCCCGTTCAATCCATCCCGTCAGACCGGCTTCCTGCTGGCAAGCGCCGGCGACATCGGACCGCAAGCGAAGGCGCTCTGTCAGCGCCTGTTCGACACCGAAGGCCGCGTCGGGCAACGCGCGATGTGGGGCATTGTCGGACTTGCGAAGAAGTATCCCGCCCGGCTCGTCGAACAGGCCTGCGATCACGCGGTGCGTCATCACATCCATCGCTACAAACAGGTGCGCGCCCTCGTCGAGCGATTGTTCGAGCAGGCGCTCGAGCACCTTGATCAAGCACCACAACTCACGCTGCCGCTGACGCAGGATCATGCACTGATCCGTCCCGCGGCCGAATACGGCGATCTCTTTCGCCTCGGCGCCCAGAACCGTGCCAGCAACGAGAGCCGGCCCATCAACACCGGCGATGATCAGCGTGCACCAAACCGCGCTCGCGTCGTCTCCGCAACCCCGGCCAGCTCCGCCGACGCGAGCGCTCCTGCCGAGACCTTGATTGCCGATCAACTCCGCCTTTCAACCTCCACAGGAGATCCTTCGGAATGA
- a CDS encoding CaiB/BaiF CoA transferase family protein: MSLPLTGIHVLDLSNVLAGPFCGYHLARLGAEVIKIENPNGGDLARRLGADLQRAKRLQGLSFVAVNAGKQSVALDLKSEAGREVFFRLVSEADVLLENFRPKVMERLGLGFDALCKRNPRLIYCAISGFGQSGPWSARPAYDQIVQGLSGAMSVTGDAATAPLRTGFPISDTIAGLTAAFAISAALVEQQQMGRGRFIDVSLLEATIAAMGWVVSNHLNGGVEPQPMGNENFTAAPSGTFRTATGPLNIAANEQKQYRTLCDLIGRPDLKTDPRFAKREARKLNRGALSDELNAALSCRPAEEWEALLNAAGVPAGCVLTVPQVLREPQLLERGFVETLPLDRAGEPPLRITRPGFRLDEAFPVPALPPSLGANTERWLARLGYTYPEIEHLIASGAAGTPRQGGAHFPRVRPATDGAA; the protein is encoded by the coding sequence ATGTCCCTGCCGCTCACCGGTATCCATGTCCTCGACCTGTCGAACGTATTGGCAGGCCCGTTCTGCGGCTACCATCTCGCGCGCCTCGGCGCGGAGGTTATCAAGATCGAAAACCCCAACGGAGGCGATCTCGCGCGGCGCCTTGGCGCCGATCTGCAAAGGGCGAAGCGCCTTCAGGGCCTCTCCTTCGTCGCCGTGAACGCCGGTAAGCAGTCGGTGGCGCTCGATCTGAAGTCTGAAGCGGGAAGGGAAGTGTTTTTTAGGCTGGTGTCCGAGGCCGACGTCCTTCTCGAAAACTTCCGGCCCAAGGTCATGGAGCGGCTTGGTCTCGGTTTTGACGCGTTGTGCAAGCGCAACCCGCGTCTCATTTATTGTGCGATCTCAGGCTTTGGGCAAAGCGGTCCTTGGTCCGCGCGCCCGGCCTACGACCAGATCGTCCAGGGCCTTTCCGGCGCGATGAGTGTTACCGGTGACGCAGCCACGGCTCCGCTGCGGACCGGCTTCCCGATCTCCGATACCATCGCCGGACTAACGGCCGCCTTTGCCATCTCCGCGGCGCTCGTCGAGCAGCAGCAAATGGGCAGGGGCCGGTTCATCGACGTGTCGCTACTCGAGGCGACAATCGCTGCCATGGGATGGGTGGTTTCCAATCACCTGAACGGCGGGGTCGAGCCGCAGCCGATGGGGAACGAGAATTTCACGGCTGCACCCTCCGGCACGTTCCGCACCGCGACCGGCCCGCTGAATATAGCCGCCAACGAGCAGAAGCAGTACCGGACCCTTTGCGATCTGATCGGCCGGCCGGATCTGAAGACAGATCCGCGCTTCGCAAAGCGCGAAGCACGTAAATTGAACCGCGGGGCGCTCAGCGATGAGTTGAATGCGGCGTTGAGCTGCAGGCCTGCGGAGGAGTGGGAGGCGCTGTTGAATGCCGCCGGCGTCCCTGCCGGCTGTGTGCTGACAGTTCCGCAAGTTTTGCGCGAGCCGCAGTTGCTGGAGCGCGGCTTTGTCGAGACGCTGCCGCTCGACAGGGCTGGCGAACCACCATTACGCATTACGCGCCCTGGTTTTCGGCTGGATGAGGCGTTTCCTGTCCCCGCACTCCCTCCGTCGCTCGGTGCGAACACAGAGCGATGGCTGGCTCGGCTCGGTTATACCTATCCGGAAATTGAGCACCTTATCGCAAGCGGTGCCGCCGGAACGCCACGTCAAGGAGGAGCGCATTTTCCGCGGGTCCGTCCGGCGACGGATGGAGCAGCGTGA
- a CDS encoding GntR family transcriptional regulator, translating into MTDENTTTAGRIAEAIGERIISGELQPDAPLRQDHIAREFNSSHVPVREAFRQLQAQHLVVAVPRRGVRVAPLNINSVKEIAEMRAALEVVALRNAAPKLTSSHLARIELALIEGDTAQTIQEFEMANRAFHHALVAPCAMPRLLASLDGLQLANSRLVFAMARSSGWRPRSNQDHRLILQALRARNIDQACSLLARHIQTIERLALPSS; encoded by the coding sequence ATGACCGACGAGAATACGACGACCGCGGGGCGCATTGCAGAGGCAATCGGTGAGCGCATCATCAGCGGCGAGCTGCAGCCAGACGCCCCACTCCGGCAGGACCATATCGCGCGAGAATTCAATTCCAGCCACGTCCCGGTGCGCGAGGCCTTTCGGCAACTTCAGGCCCAACATCTTGTCGTCGCCGTGCCCCGTCGCGGTGTGCGAGTTGCCCCGCTTAATATCAATTCCGTGAAGGAGATCGCCGAGATGCGCGCCGCGCTCGAAGTGGTCGCGTTGCGCAATGCGGCGCCAAAGCTCACCTCTAGCCATTTGGCACGGATCGAGCTCGCCCTGATTGAAGGAGACACCGCCCAGACCATTCAGGAGTTTGAAATGGCCAACCGCGCCTTTCACCACGCGCTGGTGGCGCCCTGCGCGATGCCGCGCCTGCTCGCGAGCCTCGACGGACTACAGCTTGCAAATTCACGACTCGTGTTCGCGATGGCGCGCAGTAGCGGCTGGCGACCGCGGTCTAATCAGGATCACCGCCTGATTTTGCAAGCCCTGCGGGCGCGCAACATCGATCAAGCCTGTAGTCTGCTCGCGCGCCACATTCAAACGATTGAGCGCCTTGCCCTTCCGTCGTCATGA
- the panD gene encoding aspartate 1-decarboxylase yields the protein MQITLMKGKIHRASVTEADLHYDGSISIDRTLLDAAEFLINERVEIYNIETGARFATYVIEAPKGSGTISLNGAAARIAMPGEKIIIVAYASFDEAEAKIFRPRVVLVDQENRILPG from the coding sequence ATGCAGATTACATTGATGAAAGGTAAAATCCATCGCGCGTCGGTGACCGAAGCCGATCTGCACTATGACGGCTCGATATCGATCGATCGTACGCTGCTGGATGCTGCCGAATTCCTGATTAACGAGCGCGTTGAAATCTATAATATCGAAACCGGAGCGCGCTTTGCTACCTATGTGATCGAGGCGCCCAAGGGCTCTGGCACGATAAGCCTCAACGGTGCGGCCGCTCGAATCGCGATGCCCGGAGAGAAAATCATCATCGTTGCATATGCTTCCTTTGATGAGGCGGAAGCGAAAATCTTCAGACCACGCGTTGTGCTGGTGGATCAAGAAAATCGCATCTTACCAGGTTGA
- the bioB gene encoding biotin synthase BioB, whose translation MVGGVGVQRNENGNSAPVRSDWERAEAEALYGLPFADLMFRAQSVHRENFDPNHVETASLLSIKTGGCPEDCGYCSQSAHYDTGLKATRLMDHADVVATAQLAKNAGATRFCMAAAWRSPKDRDLDSVCDMVSAVKALGMETCVTLGMLTLRQAARLAEAGLDFYNHNVDTSPEFYGTIITSRTLQDRIDTLAHVRDAGIKVCSGGIIGMGERVEDRLGMLVLLANLRKHPESVPINLWNEVKGVPVYDSAERPDPIAQVRLVATARIMMPKSVVRLSAGRRYMTDELQALCFLAGANSIFIGDVLLTTENPKADRDANLLNRLGITSGLA comes from the coding sequence ATGGTTGGTGGTGTGGGAGTGCAACGGAACGAAAACGGCAACAGCGCGCCGGTTCGCAGTGACTGGGAGCGCGCCGAGGCCGAAGCACTTTATGGCCTGCCGTTTGCCGACCTGATGTTTCGGGCGCAGAGCGTTCATCGCGAGAACTTCGATCCAAATCACGTCGAAACCGCAAGCCTGCTCAGCATCAAGACCGGCGGCTGTCCGGAAGATTGCGGCTACTGCTCACAGAGTGCGCATTACGACACCGGCCTGAAAGCCACCCGCCTGATGGATCACGCGGATGTGGTCGCCACCGCGCAGCTCGCCAAGAATGCCGGCGCGACCCGCTTCTGCATGGCCGCGGCTTGGCGCAGTCCAAAAGACCGCGATCTCGATTCTGTCTGCGACATGGTCAGCGCGGTTAAGGCTCTGGGCATGGAAACCTGCGTCACGCTCGGCATGCTGACCTTGAGACAGGCCGCACGGCTCGCAGAGGCCGGGCTCGACTTCTACAATCACAATGTCGACACCTCGCCGGAGTTCTACGGCACGATCATCACCAGTCGCACCTTGCAGGACCGCATCGACACACTTGCGCATGTCCGTGACGCCGGCATCAAGGTGTGCAGCGGCGGCATTATCGGAATGGGCGAGCGTGTCGAGGACCGACTCGGCATGCTCGTGCTGCTCGCCAATCTCCGTAAGCATCCGGAAAGTGTGCCGATCAACCTGTGGAACGAGGTCAAGGGCGTACCGGTCTATGACAGCGCCGAGCGTCCCGATCCGATCGCGCAGGTGCGCCTGGTCGCGACGGCCCGGATCATGATGCCCAAGAGCGTGGTGCGGTTGTCCGCCGGACGGCGATACATGACCGATGAACTACAGGCGCTGTGTTTTTTGGCGGGCGCCAATTCAATCTTCATCGGCGATGTGCTGTTGACCACCGAAAACCCGAAAGCCGACCGGGACGCCAATTTGCTGAACCGGCTTGGTATCACGTCCGGGCTTGCCTGA
- the pabB gene encoding aminodeoxychorismate synthase component I: MHVRELQWIEPVTAMRCLAHRPHLTFLDSAATQLLGRYSYLSCEPFSTYMVTDGQASCNGEALAGDPWRALRTLLARYREVHRPDLPPFQGGAAGFFAYDLNRTLEQLPAPAISGQGLPQSILHFYDVVVSFDHRDDRCWIVSTGWPEQDPARRRERARRRADKFAARLAAPRTPRNDFPGTAGAWRSNFSREGYIAAVQRVIDLILAGDLFQANIAQRFSAHLSSSFDPLAFYCQLRSLNPAPFAALLRYGKLTIASSSPERFLKLDGRQVETRPIKGTIARSADSKDDRRCAELLLASEKERAENTMIVDLLRNDLSRVCTPQSVEVPALCALESYASVHHLVSTVTGELAGDEDAVTLLRACFPGGSITGAPKVRSMEIIAEIERVAREVYCGAIGFIGFNGHMDTNIAIRTVTIDDDLAVFHAGGGITALSDPEAEYEETFAKAQRIFDAFRAETSGAF, translated from the coding sequence ATGCACGTCCGCGAACTGCAGTGGATTGAGCCTGTCACCGCGATGCGCTGTCTCGCGCATCGACCGCACCTGACGTTTCTCGATAGCGCGGCAACGCAGCTGCTTGGGCGCTATTCCTATCTGAGCTGCGAGCCGTTCAGCACCTATATGGTCACGGACGGACAGGCGAGTTGCAACGGAGAGGCTCTCGCGGGCGATCCGTGGCGAGCTCTTCGCACCCTGCTCGCCAGGTACCGAGAAGTGCATCGTCCCGATCTGCCGCCGTTCCAGGGCGGTGCAGCCGGCTTCTTTGCTTATGATCTGAACAGGACACTGGAGCAACTGCCCGCGCCGGCAATTTCCGGTCAAGGGTTGCCGCAATCCATCCTGCATTTCTATGACGTGGTCGTCAGCTTCGACCACCGTGACGACAGATGCTGGATCGTCTCGACCGGATGGCCGGAGCAGGATCCCGCACGACGCCGCGAGCGTGCGCGCCGTCGAGCCGATAAGTTTGCGGCGCGGCTCGCCGCCCCAAGGACGCCGCGGAATGACTTTCCCGGCACAGCGGGAGCATGGCGTTCGAACTTCAGCCGTGAGGGCTACATTGCGGCGGTGCAGCGCGTCATCGACTTGATTCTGGCTGGCGACCTCTTCCAAGCGAACATTGCGCAGCGCTTCAGCGCGCACCTGTCGAGCTCATTTGATCCGCTGGCCTTCTACTGCCAGTTGCGGTCATTGAACCCGGCCCCCTTTGCCGCCCTCCTGCGCTACGGCAAGCTGACCATTGCCTCGAGCTCGCCGGAACGATTCCTCAAGCTTGATGGACGGCAGGTCGAAACGCGCCCGATCAAGGGCACGATTGCGCGCTCCGCTGATTCGAAGGACGACCGGCGCTGCGCTGAACTCCTCCTCGCGTCCGAAAAAGAACGTGCCGAGAACACGATGATCGTCGACCTCCTGCGCAACGATCTGTCACGCGTTTGCACGCCGCAGTCGGTCGAGGTTCCAGCGCTGTGTGCCCTCGAATCCTACGCCTCAGTGCACCACCTCGTGTCGACCGTGACGGGTGAACTTGCCGGAGATGAAGACGCCGTCACCTTACTGCGAGCTTGCTTTCCCGGCGGCTCCATCACCGGAGCGCCCAAGGTGCGATCGATGGAAATCATTGCGGAGATCGAGCGGGTGGCGCGAGAGGTCTATTGCGGGGCGATCGGCTTTATCGGCTTCAACGGGCACATGGATACGAATATTGCGATCCGCACTGTCACGATCGACGATGACTTGGCTGTGTTTCATGCAGGTGGCGGAATCACGGCATTGTCGGATCCAGAGGCCGAATACGAGGAGACGTTCGCCAAGGCGCAGCGCATCTTTGACGCGTTTCGTGCTGAGACATCTGGTGCATTTTGA
- a CDS encoding citryl-CoA lyase, whose product MSETELREQAAHWWRTSICDIAPGRIAYRGYTIEELIGHISFTAMIWLMLRGELPTPAQERLLQAALVASVDHGPHAPSIAIAQIAVSCGLPLNGAMASAINTLDDLHGGAGEQAIELYDEVLRLSETKDIDEAAAEAIDHFTATRSKYLPGFGHRFHPVDPRADPLLALVDAAVSDAAVSGRYASAARAIERVMRERKGKLIPMNIDGATAVIYGELGFAAPLARGIFCLSRAVGILAHAWEQTGRKDRNKGPMPKQFAYKYQGQPKRSLREAP is encoded by the coding sequence ATGAGCGAAACGGAGCTGCGAGAGCAGGCCGCCCATTGGTGGCGGACTTCCATATGCGACATTGCGCCTGGGCGGATCGCCTACCGCGGATACACGATCGAGGAATTGATTGGTCATATTTCCTTCACCGCGATGATCTGGTTGATGCTGCGCGGCGAGCTACCCACACCGGCGCAGGAGCGGCTGTTGCAGGCTGCGCTGGTTGCATCAGTGGATCATGGCCCGCATGCACCTTCCATCGCCATCGCGCAGATCGCTGTCAGTTGTGGGCTGCCGCTCAACGGCGCGATGGCTTCCGCGATCAACACGCTCGACGACCTGCATGGCGGAGCGGGGGAGCAGGCGATTGAGCTCTATGACGAGGTCCTGCGCCTGAGCGAGACCAAGGATATCGATGAGGCTGCCGCTGAGGCGATCGACCATTTCACCGCCACGCGCAGCAAATATCTGCCCGGCTTCGGTCACCGGTTCCATCCCGTCGACCCGCGCGCTGACCCGCTGCTCGCACTAGTCGATGCCGCGGTCAGTGACGCCGCCGTCAGCGGTCGCTATGCCAGCGCTGCGCGCGCGATCGAGCGCGTCATGCGCGAGCGCAAAGGCAAGCTCATCCCGATGAACATCGATGGAGCCACTGCAGTCATCTACGGGGAGCTGGGCTTTGCTGCACCCCTAGCCCGCGGCATCTTCTGCTTGTCACGCGCGGTAGGCATCCTGGCGCATGCATGGGAGCAGACCGGACGCAAGGACCGCAATAAAGGGCCGATGCCCAAGCAGTTCGCCTACAAATATCAGGGGCAGCCAAAGCGCAGCCTGAGGGAAGCGCCATGA
- a CDS encoding Dabb family protein, producing MIRHIVLFSAKDQAHIEQIIEGLSVLTTIPHARRLEIARNCKTDQLGNEIDVVVYGEFDNETELAAYKAHDLYQESIRRVRPLRELRFAADYNVSADARFASTAAISQVSGRFGSTDGG from the coding sequence ATGATTCGTCACATCGTCTTGTTCAGCGCCAAGGATCAGGCCCACATCGAGCAAATCATCGAAGGCCTATCGGTTCTCACCACAATCCCGCATGCACGCCGGCTCGAGATTGCGCGCAATTGCAAGACCGACCAGCTCGGCAACGAGATCGACGTGGTGGTGTATGGTGAGTTCGACAACGAGACAGAGCTGGCAGCGTACAAAGCGCATGATCTGTACCAGGAATCGATCAGGCGGGTACGTCCCCTTCGGGAGCTGCGGTTCGCGGCCGACTACAATGTATCAGCCGATGCGCGGTTCGCCTCGACGGCAGCGATAAGCCAAGTTAGTGGGCGCTTCGGGTCAACTGACGGGGGTTAA
- a CDS encoding anthranilate synthase component II has translation MIVIIDNYDSFVFNIARYFRKLGAATAVIRNDAVSVGDLACLKPRAVVLSPGPCTPLQAGISTAVIRELSGCVPILGICLGHQCIGSVFGGRVARARRPMHGRSSYVTHDGRGLFKGLASPLCVGRYHSLVVELDESCALQLTVTARSDEGEIMALAHRSHPTYGVQFHPESILTQQGQVLLMNFLRLAETCRS, from the coding sequence TTGATTGTCATTATCGATAACTACGACTCCTTTGTCTTCAACATTGCCCGCTATTTTCGCAAGCTGGGTGCAGCAACGGCAGTGATTCGGAATGACGCCGTCAGCGTCGGCGATCTTGCCTGCCTCAAGCCGCGCGCCGTGGTCCTCTCCCCTGGTCCCTGCACACCACTTCAGGCCGGAATCTCGACCGCCGTCATCCGCGAACTGTCAGGTTGCGTCCCAATTCTCGGCATCTGCCTCGGACACCAGTGTATTGGGAGCGTATTCGGCGGACGCGTCGCGCGCGCCCGTCGTCCGATGCACGGCCGGTCCTCATACGTCACCCATGACGGCCGCGGGCTGTTTAAGGGCCTCGCGTCCCCACTTTGCGTTGGCCGCTACCATTCTCTTGTTGTTGAGCTCGACGAATCATGCGCGCTCCAACTAACGGTGACTGCGCGTTCGGATGAAGGCGAGATCATGGCCCTCGCACATCGCTCTCACCCGACCTATGGCGTACAGTTCCACCCGGAATCTATACTTACCCAACAAGGGCAGGTGCTGCTGATGAACTTCTTGAGACTCGCAGAGACTTGCCGATCGTGA
- a CDS encoding IclR family transcriptional regulator, which translates to MRLKLIVVLHCRTGAEMSKTGVDAVRRALAILKSFNAERSAMTLTQIAEMTDLYKSTVLRLASSLEAEGFLVRGADRLFRPGPELWRLGALYQRGLDLGEVMRPSLRRLVEATGETASFYVADGDERICLYRVNSPRSVRHHLEEGQRLPIDRGAAGRILTAYREPANVEGKKIRNRGFYVSIGERDPEVAAAAVPLIDVHGKLRGALSVSAIRTRFDTDARKAAIDALKSEAKALAGLLPASDQ; encoded by the coding sequence TTGCGCCTGAAACTGATAGTGGTTCTACACTGCAGAACTGGAGCCGAGATGAGCAAGACAGGGGTTGACGCGGTCAGGAGAGCGCTCGCGATCCTGAAAAGCTTCAACGCGGAGCGGTCTGCGATGACGCTGACGCAGATTGCGGAGATGACGGACCTCTACAAGAGCACAGTGCTCCGATTGGCCTCTTCGTTGGAGGCTGAAGGCTTTCTCGTCCGCGGCGCGGACCGGTTGTTTCGACCGGGACCGGAGTTGTGGCGTCTTGGGGCGCTCTATCAGCGCGGTCTGGATCTTGGCGAAGTCATGCGGCCATCGCTTCGTCGACTGGTTGAGGCAACGGGGGAAACTGCATCCTTTTATGTTGCAGATGGCGACGAACGCATCTGTCTCTACCGCGTCAATTCTCCACGTTCAGTTCGACATCATCTCGAAGAAGGCCAGCGATTGCCGATTGATCGCGGCGCCGCCGGGCGAATTCTCACTGCATACCGCGAGCCAGCGAACGTCGAAGGGAAGAAGATCCGCAATAGAGGCTTTTATGTTTCGATCGGAGAGCGGGATCCGGAGGTCGCCGCGGCGGCCGTGCCGTTGATCGACGTACACGGCAAACTGAGGGGCGCCCTTTCGGTATCAGCGATCAGGACGCGCTTCGATACCGACGCCCGAAAGGCGGCAATCGATGCTCTCAAATCGGAAGCCAAAGCCTTAGCGGGGTTGCTGCCTGCGAGTGATCAGTGA
- a CDS encoding helix-turn-helix transcriptional regulator → MIGALGLLKRPAIVVDRHGMVLDVNDDALKLFDDDLSIKGKRLFAADPQSRMRLDRLVNQIRLASSNPGRTTLQTVIARRQGRPVVVDAFVQGLEGEDLLPDVGALLLLTDLNENLQVSQSSLMEIFGLTPAQARLASLLVEGKALEEIALDMKISPGTARNHLKAVFLRTGTRRQAELVSLLSRLR, encoded by the coding sequence ATGATTGGTGCGCTTGGATTACTGAAACGGCCTGCGATTGTGGTCGATCGTCACGGCATGGTGCTGGATGTCAACGACGACGCCTTGAAGCTTTTCGATGACGATCTCTCGATCAAGGGAAAACGTCTGTTCGCGGCCGACCCTCAATCGCGAATGAGATTGGACCGATTGGTCAACCAGATCCGTCTCGCATCGAGTAACCCGGGTCGTACCACCTTGCAAACCGTGATCGCCAGACGCCAGGGCCGTCCGGTCGTCGTTGATGCCTTTGTGCAAGGGTTGGAAGGCGAGGACCTATTACCGGATGTGGGCGCCCTTCTTCTCCTAACCGATCTGAACGAAAACCTTCAGGTGTCGCAGAGCTCTTTGATGGAGATCTTCGGACTGACACCTGCCCAGGCTCGTCTCGCATCGCTCCTGGTCGAGGGAAAAGCGCTGGAGGAAATTGCCCTTGATATGAAAATTTCGCCGGGGACGGCGCGCAACCATCTCAAGGCCGTCTTCCTGCGGACCGGGACGAGACGGCAAGCCGAGTTGGTATCACTGTTGTCCCGCCTACGATAA